GATTGGACTGCCGCTCATTCCTTGCACGATACCGCCTGTCCGAGTAAGAAGAGAGTCGTCTGTAACGTGCAGTACCATTCCTTTTTCTGCATGACTTCCCTGGTGACGCAGTTTTTCAATCTCTATTTCGAATGATTCTATTTTCTCACCATCTACGACCGTTAGTATCTGCGCCCGCCCCTCTCGCACTTGACTGTGCGAAGCGATCGGAAGTACTTCGGGATAAAACGGATTTTTCACCTTTACCGACATCGTACCGTAGATACCGCATCGCGTATTCTTCGTTATTGTTCCCCACGTTTCTGCGCCTTCCCACGTAGTACCGATCTTCTCTCCCGGATGACCTATCATACCATGATGAACGATAGAAACTGTTGCAGGCATGATCGTACCCGACGCACATACAACTTCTTCATTCGTATCACTGTCGGTTATCACATGACCGAGCGCACCGTAACTGCCTGTTGTCGGTTCACAAAAAGTCAGCGTCCCGATGCCGAGTGCCGTATCTCGCACGAACAACCCTATCCGATATGACTGTGTTTCTGCACAAAATACAGGCTGACAGATGAGCGTATCTTCCGCTCCGTCACGCACAATACCAATGCTGACATCTTGTCCGATTTTTCCGCATTGCTGTACCAGCTCGGCAACCTTTTTATCATCATCAATCGGCGTATTATTGATCGTCACGATTCGATCTCCGATACGCACACCGACATCACGTGCAGGTTCTTTTTCCTCTCCACTCGCATTCGTAACCGTTGAAAAGCCAACCACCAGCACACCGCTCATCTGCATCGTAACGCCGATCGAATGACCGCCCGCCAAAACCTTGAGCGCAGGTCTTTGCTCTACGGCGATCTGCTTAACAGGAATAAAATCAAAAAGCCGCACAACAAGATGCGGCGAAGATCCTGACCTACCCTCTCCCGATACCCGAGCAACTTCTTGACACTCTTCCGACATTGTGATCGTCAACGGATACGGAAGTTCCGCCACTGTACCCCCTTCTTCAAACATCAACACTCGTTCAGGCATCGCATAAAGTGAACGCATCTGCGGAGAAATCGAAAAAGCAATGATAAAAAAAGCAACGATAATGCCAATAACAGGACGCTTCTTTCTCACTCTCATTCCTCCTTTTGTACATTATGCAGATACCTTATCAATGTCCGCCAACAGTTCTTTTTATACTTAATAAAAATATAAAACAGGCTGCCCAATGACAGCCTGTCCCTGTTAATCCCTAAAATATTCTTCAATACCTTCATATATTCCATTCGCTATCCGTTGTCGATACGATGGGTCGGATAATCGCTTGGCTTCCTTAGGATTCGATACGAATCCCATCTCGACAAGTACGCTCGGCATTGACGTATTGCGTATCACATAGAATCCTGCCCTTTGCACCCCCTTATCTTCTGCTTTGGTTCGATACACAAGATTTTTTTGTATCGTTTCTGCCAATTCTTCCGAGCGTTCATTCCCATAAAAAGTCATAGCACCATGAAAACTCGGGTCATTGTTCGAATTAGA
The sequence above is a segment of the Selenomonadales bacterium genome. Coding sequences within it:
- the spoIVB gene encoding SpoIVB peptidase; translation: MRKKRPVIGIIVAFFIIAFSISPQMRSLYAMPERVLMFEEGGTVAELPYPLTITMSEECQEVARVSGEGRSGSSPHLVVRLFDFIPVKQIAVEQRPALKVLAGGHSIGVTMQMSGVLVVGFSTVTNASGEEKEPARDVGVRIGDRIVTINNTPIDDDKKVAELVQQCGKIGQDVSIGIVRDGAEDTLICQPVFCAETQSYRIGLFVRDTALGIGTLTFCEPTTGSYGALGHVITDSDTNEEVVCASGTIMPATVSIVHHGMIGHPGEKIGTTWEGAETWGTITKNTRCGIYGTMSVKVKNPFYPEVLPIASHSQVREGRAQILTVVDGEKIESFEIEIEKLRHQGSHAEKGMVLHVTDDSLLTRTGGIVQGMSGSPIIQDGKLVGAVTHVLVNDPTRGYGIFIENMIEEIE